Proteins co-encoded in one Streptococcus parauberis NCFD 2020 genomic window:
- a CDS encoding glycoside hydrolase family 32 protein — MENPYKNNIHLEPPKGLLNDPNGLAFYQGVYYVFHQWNSKSTDHSYKEWGLFTSTDLRNWKHYGSKVTPTDLEDKDGVYSGSALRHNNSLYLFYTGNSKDRGKRKSYQKVVKSDDGQQFQKLLTNLETPKGFTEHHRDPKVWSNDKSFHMIVGGQRINGEGSIAHYQSVDLTEWQYTGEFFSSPDLDQMCECPDYFQMDGKEFLLVCPQKRDLLTDDDISSYSAYYEGYSNENKFFPTQSLQILDAGFDFYAPQTFIDNNGRRILMAWMSRMSGIEEKLCPTNKFGYLHCLTIPRELTYKNGKLLQNPVKELLDKNELIWTTNKSEVCFEHGQQVTIFDVNFEEQANKFEISLGDSSVILRYEGNKLILARKNWVSNQFEEKVNTINQLNSMKFVIDQSAVEIFINEGEMVLSLRYFISKMNKTASFTSLDKHISHLYIIETEIGYE; from the coding sequence TTGGAAAATCCATATAAAAATAATATTCATTTAGAGCCTCCCAAAGGATTACTTAACGATCCAAATGGTTTAGCTTTTTATCAAGGAGTATATTATGTCTTTCATCAATGGAATTCTAAATCTACAGATCATAGTTACAAGGAGTGGGGACTTTTTACATCAACTGATTTGAGGAATTGGAAGCATTATGGTAGTAAGGTAACTCCAACTGATTTAGAAGACAAAGACGGTGTCTATTCAGGATCAGCACTTAGACACAATAATTCTCTATATCTCTTTTATACTGGAAATAGTAAAGATAGGGGTAAGCGAAAAAGTTATCAGAAAGTTGTAAAATCAGATGATGGTCAACAGTTTCAAAAATTGCTAACCAATCTCGAAACACCTAAGGGCTTTACCGAACATCATCGAGATCCCAAAGTTTGGTCAAATGATAAATCTTTCCATATGATTGTAGGGGGACAACGAATTAATGGTGAAGGAAGTATTGCCCACTATCAATCGGTCGACTTAACAGAATGGCAGTATACCGGAGAGTTTTTTTCAAGTCCTGATTTAGATCAGATGTGTGAATGCCCTGACTACTTCCAAATGGATGGTAAAGAGTTTTTGCTTGTCTGCCCTCAAAAAAGAGACTTACTGACTGATGATGATATTTCAAGTTATTCAGCTTATTATGAAGGCTATTCAAATGAGAATAAATTTTTTCCAACACAAAGTCTTCAAATATTAGATGCTGGTTTTGATTTTTATGCACCTCAGACGTTTATTGACAATAATGGCAGACGTATTTTAATGGCATGGATGTCGAGGATGTCTGGAATTGAAGAAAAATTATGTCCCACAAATAAATTTGGTTATTTACATTGTCTGACAATACCAAGAGAATTAACTTATAAAAATGGTAAATTGCTTCAAAATCCTGTCAAGGAATTATTAGACAAGAATGAATTAATATGGACCACTAATAAATCAGAAGTTTGTTTTGAACATGGTCAGCAAGTAACTATATTTGATGTTAATTTTGAGGAACAAGCCAACAAATTTGAGATTAGTTTGGGTGACAGTTCCGTTATACTCAGATATGAAGGGAATAAGTTGATTTTAGCCAGAAAAAACTGGGTATCGAATCAGTTTGAAGAAAAAGTCAATACAATTAATCAGTTAAATTCAATGAAATTTGTGATTGATCAATCAGCAGTAGAGATTTTTATTAATGAAGGTGAAATGGTTTTATCTTTACGATACTTTATTTCAAAAATGAATAAAACTGCTTCATTTACTAGTTTAGATAAACATATCAGTCATTTATACATAATAGAAACGGAGATAGGCTATGAATAA
- a CDS encoding 2-keto-3-deoxygluconate permease has product MKLKSTIEKIPAGMMIVPLFIGAIIRVFYPNPQMPTEFLPGFTGSYLTGTGVILFIWFVSVGATINLKTSAYVAKKGLTLLVGKVLLAGLLGVIVGKLLPGNGITSGAFAGLSALAVIASFNETNGGLYMGIMTTLKRDEDAAGFPFISIESGPFMTMVTMGVAGMASFPITAFISTLIPFTIGIILGSLDIEFRKFFAPVVPAMIPFFALTLGFAIDLTAIFKSGMIGVLMGVAVVAISGGVLSFLDRFITGSDGVAGWAASSTAGAAVAVPSAIAQLAPQYEPIAGQATAIVATSVLVTAVLTPIVTMYMEKRARRLGRNVLPENVAAKKDEYLKEINAIKQASV; this is encoded by the coding sequence ATGAAATTGAAAAGTACTATCGAAAAAATCCCTGCTGGAATGATGATTGTTCCACTGTTTATTGGTGCTATTATTAGAGTATTTTATCCTAATCCGCAAATGCCTACTGAATTTTTACCAGGGTTTACTGGAAGTTATTTAACAGGAACAGGTGTAATCTTATTTATTTGGTTCGTAAGTGTAGGGGCAACAATTAATTTAAAAACTTCCGCATACGTTGCTAAAAAAGGTTTAACATTATTAGTTGGTAAAGTGTTATTAGCTGGACTTCTGGGTGTAATAGTTGGGAAATTACTACCTGGCAATGGAATTACAAGTGGAGCTTTTGCTGGTTTATCAGCACTTGCTGTTATTGCCTCTTTTAATGAAACCAACGGTGGTCTCTATATGGGGATTATGACGACATTAAAACGTGATGAAGATGCGGCAGGATTTCCATTTATTTCAATTGAATCCGGCCCATTTATGACAATGGTCACAATGGGTGTGGCTGGTATGGCTTCCTTTCCAATTACAGCGTTTATTTCAACTTTAATTCCATTTACAATTGGGATTATTCTTGGATCTCTGGATATTGAGTTTCGTAAATTTTTTGCACCAGTAGTACCTGCAATGATTCCCTTCTTTGCATTAACACTAGGATTTGCTATTGATTTGACTGCTATCTTTAAATCAGGAATGATTGGTGTGTTAATGGGTGTTGCAGTAGTAGCAATTTCTGGAGGAGTTCTGTCATTTCTGGATCGTTTTATCACAGGTTCAGATGGTGTCGCTGGCTGGGCGGCTTCATCAACAGCTGGTGCAGCAGTCGCAGTACCTAGTGCAATTGCACAATTGGCCCCTCAATATGAACCAATTGCTGGTCAAGCAACCGCAATCGTAGCAACCTCAGTCTTAGTCACAGCTGTACTTACTCCTATTGTAACGATGTACATGGAGAAACGTGCAAGAAGATTGGGTCGTAATGTTTTACCTGAAAATGTAGCCGCTAAAAAAGATGAATATTTAAAAGAGATTAATGCAATTAAGCAAGCCTCAGTTTAA
- a CDS encoding glycoside hydrolase family 1 protein has translation MSQFPKDFLWGGAIAAHQVEGGWDADGKGPSVMDMVTNGSHTVPRIFDPSLSKENYYSTHDAIDFFNHYPEDIALFAEMGFKTLRLSINWTRIFPTGMEEVANEAGLQFYDKVFDECLKYGIEPLVTLCHYEMPYALVEKYNGWASREVISCFEKFSKTVIDRYHTKVKRWLTFNEINAGTLFTGVVMTLGIVKDYQGPMLDAPASEEEKFQALHHQFVASARVVRYAHEHYPNLLLGNMIAILPQYPYSPNPDDVLLAQEKNRMVNWFCSDIQVRGHYPSYAKRFFKTNNIHLKMEATDLDDLAEGTVDFYTLSYYMSFCVSSDETLESTGGNLLGGIKNPYLEASDWGWQIDPKGLRWLLNEINDRYEIPIMVVENGLGAYDEKSSDGKIHDDYRSAYLREHIIQMAEAIEDGVNLIGYTPWGCIDLISLSTGEMAKRYGFIYVNKFDDGTGDFSREKKDSFEWYKNVIESNGERL, from the coding sequence ATGTCACAATTTCCAAAAGATTTTTTATGGGGTGGTGCCATAGCTGCTCACCAAGTTGAAGGTGGTTGGGATGCCGATGGTAAAGGTCCTTCAGTAATGGATATGGTAACCAATGGAAGCCATACTGTACCGCGTATTTTTGATCCAAGTCTGTCAAAAGAGAACTATTACTCGACACATGATGCTATTGATTTTTTCAATCATTATCCAGAAGATATCGCATTATTTGCTGAAATGGGTTTTAAAACATTGCGTTTATCTATTAACTGGACTCGTATCTTTCCAACTGGAATGGAAGAAGTAGCAAATGAAGCAGGACTACAATTTTATGATAAGGTTTTTGATGAATGCTTGAAGTATGGTATTGAGCCACTTGTGACTTTATGTCATTATGAAATGCCATATGCACTAGTAGAGAAGTATAATGGTTGGGCAAGTAGAGAAGTTATATCTTGTTTTGAAAAATTCTCTAAAACGGTTATAGACCGTTATCATACTAAGGTCAAGCGTTGGTTAACTTTTAATGAAATTAATGCTGGCACATTATTTACAGGTGTTGTTATGACTTTGGGAATTGTTAAAGATTATCAAGGACCAATGTTGGATGCTCCAGCTAGTGAAGAAGAGAAATTTCAAGCTTTACATCACCAGTTTGTTGCTAGCGCACGTGTTGTTCGCTATGCTCATGAACATTATCCAAATCTATTGCTGGGAAATATGATTGCTATTCTACCACAATATCCATATAGTCCAAATCCGGATGATGTTTTATTGGCACAAGAAAAAAATCGGATGGTAAACTGGTTCTGCTCGGATATTCAAGTTAGAGGTCACTATCCATCATATGCAAAGAGATTCTTTAAAACAAATAACATCCATCTAAAAATGGAAGCGACAGATTTAGATGATTTAGCTGAGGGAACTGTTGATTTTTACACTCTTAGTTATTATATGTCATTCTGTGTATCAAGTGATGAAACCTTAGAAAGTACCGGTGGAAATCTTTTGGGTGGTATAAAAAATCCTTATTTAGAAGCATCTGACTGGGGCTGGCAAATTGACCCTAAGGGACTAAGATGGCTTTTGAATGAGATCAATGATCGTTATGAAATCCCGATTATGGTAGTTGAGAATGGTTTAGGTGCTTATGATGAGAAATCTTCTGACGGTAAGATTCATGACGATTATCGATCAGCTTATTTAAGAGAACATATCATTCAGATGGCTGAAGCTATTGAGGATGGTGTCAATCTGATTGGCTATACACCTTGGGGTTGTATTGATCTTATCAGCCTATCGACTGGCGAAATGGCAAAAAGATATGGCTTTATTTATGTTAATAAGTTTGATGATGGAACTGGGGATTTTAGTCGAGAAAAGAAAGACTCATTTGAATGGTATAAAAATGTTATTGAATCTAATGGCGAAAGGCTATAA
- the kduI gene encoding 5-dehydro-4-deoxy-D-glucuronate isomerase: MRQQTFETRYTHAPNDIEHFSTEELRNEFVIESIFEPGWIHLTYTHNDRLIFGGVEPLDEPLEIVLDKVLGVDYFLQRRELGFINIGGDGSVIIDGVEDEVLHRDGYYVGKETKEVIFKSKDPKNPAKFYVASAPAHQKYPSKKIALANIIPLTPGDDEHMNKRKINQYVHPNQVESCQLQMGLTSLAKGSSWNTMPCHTHERRAEVYMYFELPEEDAVFHMMGKPNATKHVVLHNEQGAISPSWSIHAGVATSNYSFIWLMAGENITYDDMDIVPINELK; the protein is encoded by the coding sequence ATGAGACAACAAACTTTTGAAACACGATATACACATGCACCAAATGATATTGAACATTTTAGTACTGAGGAATTGCGAAATGAATTTGTCATTGAAAGCATTTTCGAACCAGGGTGGATTCATCTAACATATACTCATAACGATCGTCTTATTTTTGGTGGTGTAGAACCTTTAGATGAGCCGTTGGAAATCGTTTTGGATAAAGTTTTAGGAGTTGACTACTTTTTACAACGTCGAGAATTAGGTTTTATTAATATTGGCGGAGATGGAAGCGTTATCATAGACGGTGTTGAAGATGAAGTCTTGCATCGTGATGGTTATTATGTTGGAAAAGAGACTAAAGAAGTTATTTTTAAATCTAAGGACCCAAAAAATCCAGCTAAATTTTATGTGGCTTCTGCCCCAGCGCATCAAAAATACCCAAGTAAAAAAATTGCCTTGGCAAATATTATTCCACTTACTCCTGGGGATGATGAGCATATGAATAAGCGCAAAATTAATCAATATGTACATCCAAATCAAGTTGAATCTTGTCAGCTACAAATGGGATTAACATCTTTAGCCAAAGGTTCTTCTTGGAACACAATGCCATGTCATACACATGAACGACGCGCGGAAGTTTACATGTATTTTGAATTACCAGAAGAAGATGCAGTCTTCCATATGATGGGTAAACCTAATGCTACAAAGCATGTTGTTTTGCATAATGAACAAGGTGCAATCAGTCCTAGTTGGTCTATCCATGCGGGTGTAGCAACAAGTAACTATTCATTTATCTGGTTGATGGCAGGTGAAAATATTACTTATGATGATATGGATATTGTGCCTATCAATGAATTGAAGTAG
- a CDS encoding LacI family DNA-binding transcriptional regulator produces MNKKVTISDIANLSGVSKTTISRYLNGKYEGMSEATRNRIQEVIEELDYRPSRQARALKSQYSSIIGIVVADISNSYTSRMIKGVMDRLNSTDYHTIIMDSDLNTKREANNIKKLIDEQVDGIVIQPIGESSLEYDFIPSGMSLVQIDRYVEPLKWPAVVSDNFLQSQNLGRTIAEHNYKRVIILTPEIKNASPRINRYKGLQNGLADYDVEVIIVTTNEIKDIVARDIDIWDQMKQYIYDDVKTVLYAFNGGLLYGLIRLLKEKNIPVPDKIGLVGYDDGALTDLFNPEITSIEQNPVEIGHKAADILLNTMAGKDILIDLYCIDSKLNNRKSL; encoded by the coding sequence ATGAATAAAAAAGTAACAATTTCAGATATTGCAAATTTGTCTGGAGTTTCCAAAACGACAATATCTCGTTATTTAAATGGCAAGTATGAAGGCATGTCTGAAGCAACCAGGAATCGCATACAAGAAGTGATTGAAGAGTTAGATTATCGACCAAGTCGTCAAGCTAGGGCTTTAAAATCACAGTACTCATCAATAATTGGTATTGTCGTAGCTGATATCTCGAATTCATATACTTCGCGTATGATCAAAGGTGTTATGGATCGTTTAAATAGTACCGACTATCATACTATCATTATGGATTCTGATTTAAATACAAAAAGAGAAGCCAATAATATTAAAAAATTAATAGATGAACAAGTTGATGGGATTGTCATTCAACCGATTGGTGAGTCCTCATTGGAATATGACTTTATTCCGTCAGGAATGTCACTTGTTCAAATTGATAGGTATGTTGAGCCATTGAAATGGCCAGCAGTAGTATCAGATAATTTTCTTCAATCACAAAACTTGGGCAGAACTATAGCTGAACATAATTATAAGAGAGTTATCATCTTAACTCCCGAAATAAAAAATGCCTCTCCTCGTATAAACCGTTATAAAGGATTACAAAATGGTCTAGCTGATTATGATGTTGAGGTTATAATTGTTACTACTAATGAGATAAAAGACATTGTTGCGAGGGATATTGATATTTGGGATCAGATGAAGCAATATATTTACGATGATGTCAAGACGGTACTTTATGCCTTCAATGGCGGATTACTTTATGGGTTAATCAGACTTTTAAAGGAAAAAAATATTCCTGTTCCTGATAAAATTGGCTTGGTTGGTTATGATGATGGAGCATTAACAGATTTATTCAATCCAGAAATTACCTCGATAGAACAAAATCCTGTGGAAATTGGGCATAAGGCAGCAGATATTCTATTGAATACGATGGCTGGGAAGGACATTCTAATTGACTTGTACTGTATTGATTCTAAGTTAAACAATCGGAAATCGCTATAA
- a CDS encoding beta-glucoside-specific PTS transporter subunit IIABC yields the protein MVNNDIKNTIILLAGDYSNVINEHQSKNILTLKVKDRSVVQVDEIEKLDEVISISVVQNRIRIQLIKKYLKEDVIMAKKKDFKQLANTIVENVGGKDNINGLRHCITRLRFRLKDESLANKDVLENTDGIISVVKGGGEYMVVIGNDVVKAYNAVNDVLGISEGQLDQHASSVDKQNPIMKVINAVVGSVMPALNFICAGGVLKGLLTILSMTGLLDAKDGLYILINAMGDAVFFFLPIILGYNFAKHMKGDPFLGLVIGAILCYPAVNGVDLKLFGIATKATYTSSFLPVIAITAIAVIIERFLKKYIPSVVSGFLVPVITLLIVIPLGFALVGPFVNGASNAVNAGLNFLLGSSPIIAGLVFGGLYQVMVLFGIHQAATSISFMNVLSGKPDQIMAMGVLVCFAQVGVVLAIYLKTKDKKLKGIALPAVISGLFGITEPAIYGVTLPRLKMFIISCIGGALTGAFIMATGVTMYSFTGLGLVTFLGLVSPKNPDFILPIIAALIGFVFSFVAAFALYKDNDSDLVVSTEVADDKSKDTVVTYTVKSPLAGIVHELTEVPDQVFASGALGNGVAIQPATNEVFAPADATVTALMPSKHAIGLTLDNGAELLIHVGIDTVNLNGQYYDYLVKENQIVKAGEQLMTFDRQAIEAAGYKTITPIIITNSSEFGTINVLAKDRVQVGDLLLDFSI from the coding sequence ATGGTAAATAATGACATCAAAAACACCATTATATTGCTAGCAGGTGATTATAGCAATGTCATTAATGAACATCAATCTAAAAATATTTTAACCCTAAAAGTTAAAGATAGAAGTGTTGTTCAAGTGGATGAAATTGAAAAACTTGACGAAGTTATCTCAATTTCAGTCGTACAAAATAGGATTAGAATCCAATTAATAAAAAAATATCTCAAAGAGGATGTAATAATGGCAAAAAAGAAAGATTTTAAACAGTTAGCCAATACTATTGTGGAAAATGTTGGTGGCAAAGATAATATCAATGGTTTACGACACTGTATTACACGCTTACGTTTTCGTTTAAAAGATGAAAGTCTAGCAAATAAAGATGTGTTAGAAAATACAGATGGGATAATTTCTGTAGTTAAAGGTGGCGGAGAGTATATGGTAGTAATAGGTAATGATGTTGTAAAAGCCTATAATGCCGTTAATGATGTTCTAGGAATTTCAGAAGGTCAGTTAGACCAACATGCATCAAGTGTAGATAAACAAAATCCGATTATGAAAGTGATCAATGCTGTTGTTGGATCTGTTATGCCAGCTTTGAATTTCATCTGTGCTGGAGGTGTTCTAAAAGGACTTTTAACAATACTTTCAATGACCGGCTTGTTAGATGCTAAAGATGGCTTATACATTTTAATTAACGCGATGGGGGATGCTGTTTTCTTCTTCCTTCCAATAATTTTAGGGTATAACTTTGCCAAACACATGAAAGGAGATCCCTTCCTTGGTTTAGTCATTGGAGCAATCTTATGTTACCCAGCCGTAAATGGAGTAGATCTTAAACTATTTGGTATAGCTACTAAGGCTACATATACAAGTTCTTTCTTACCTGTTATTGCTATTACAGCAATTGCCGTTATTATTGAACGATTCTTGAAAAAATACATTCCAAGTGTTGTTTCAGGATTTTTAGTACCCGTAATCACCCTTTTGATAGTTATTCCATTAGGATTTGCTCTTGTGGGACCATTTGTTAACGGAGCAAGTAATGCTGTAAATGCTGGTTTAAACTTCTTATTAGGAAGTTCACCAATTATTGCCGGATTAGTCTTTGGTGGCTTGTACCAAGTCATGGTTTTATTTGGCATTCACCAAGCTGCAACATCTATTTCCTTCATGAATGTCTTATCAGGAAAACCTGACCAAATTATGGCAATGGGTGTATTAGTATGTTTTGCACAAGTTGGTGTTGTTTTAGCTATTTACTTAAAAACAAAAGATAAAAAATTAAAAGGAATTGCTTTACCAGCGGTTATTTCTGGTTTATTTGGAATTACAGAACCTGCTATCTATGGTGTGACGCTTCCAAGATTAAAAATGTTTATTATTTCTTGTATTGGTGGTGCTTTAACAGGAGCATTTATTATGGCAACTGGTGTTACCATGTATAGTTTTACTGGATTAGGTTTAGTGACTTTCTTAGGATTAGTCTCACCAAAAAATCCTGATTTTATTTTACCAATCATAGCTGCCCTAATAGGTTTTGTCTTCTCATTTGTTGCTGCTTTTGCCCTCTATAAAGACAATGATAGTGACTTAGTAGTATCAACTGAAGTAGCTGATGATAAGAGTAAAGACACAGTAGTAACATATACTGTAAAAAGCCCATTAGCTGGTATAGTCCATGAATTGACAGAAGTTCCAGATCAAGTATTTGCCTCAGGTGCTCTTGGTAATGGCGTAGCAATTCAACCAGCAACAAATGAAGTGTTTGCTCCTGCAGATGCAACAGTTACTGCTCTTATGCCTTCAAAACATGCTATTGGTTTAACCCTAGATAATGGGGCAGAATTATTAATCCATGTTGGTATTGATACGGTTAATTTAAATGGACAATATTATGATTACTTGGTTAAAGAGAATCAAATAGTTAAAGCTGGTGAACAATTAATGACATTTGATAGACAAGCTATCGAAGCAGCCGGATACAAAACTATAACACCTATCATTATCACTAACTCTAGTGAATTTGGAACAATTAATGTATTAGCAAAAGACAGAGTCCAAGTAGGGGACTTACTATTAGATTTTTCAATATAA
- a CDS encoding PRD domain-containing protein — protein sequence MLVIKQINNNAAIAKDASGTEIIILGKGVGFPKTPYEIKDMSKIERTFYDVDSQYLEMIASLPQDVLMASADIVERAEIELDSVFNTNLPFTLADHINFAIERMSKGIDITSPIAYDVKHLYPQQYSIGQVAMKIIQEATGHLLPTTEAVNVALHLITAQAESGDMHDIIQSVEIISEIRKLIEGNLDITIDEESYQFSRFVMHLRYLIKRLNAGNHSHRDSTMLKTMRREYPKEYHCVLQIRDYLIENWSWICDEEEMLYLLIYVTRLSNKT from the coding sequence GTGCTAGTTATCAAGCAAATTAATAATAATGCTGCCATAGCAAAAGATGCTTCTGGTACAGAAATAATTATTTTAGGCAAAGGGGTAGGCTTCCCAAAGACGCCTTATGAGATAAAGGATATGTCAAAGATTGAGCGAACATTTTATGATGTTGATTCACAATATTTAGAAATGATTGCTTCTTTGCCTCAAGATGTGTTAATGGCTAGTGCTGATATAGTTGAGCGTGCTGAAATTGAATTAGACAGTGTTTTTAATACAAATTTGCCTTTTACTCTAGCAGATCATATCAATTTTGCCATTGAAAGAATGTCCAAAGGGATTGATATAACATCCCCGATTGCTTATGATGTGAAACATTTATATCCACAACAATATAGTATTGGCCAAGTGGCAATGAAGATTATTCAAGAAGCAACTGGTCATCTCTTACCAACGACAGAAGCCGTTAATGTTGCTCTTCATTTGATTACAGCTCAAGCTGAGTCTGGAGATATGCATGATATTATTCAATCTGTTGAAATCATTTCCGAAATTCGAAAGCTCATTGAAGGTAATTTGGATATTACAATTGATGAAGAATCATATCAGTTTTCTCGGTTTGTTATGCATCTTCGTTATCTTATTAAAAGACTTAACGCAGGTAATCATTCCCATAGGGATTCTACTATGTTGAAAACTATGAGAAGAGAATATCCTAAGGAATACCATTGTGTTCTTCAAATAAGAGATTATCTTATAGAAAATTGGTCTTGGATCTGTGATGAAGAAGAGATGCTTTATCTCTTGATTTATGTAACTCGATTATCAAATAAAACTTAA
- a CDS encoding PTS transporter subunit EIIC yields the protein MNNKELAQAILENVGGVGNVKSAQHCATRLRIITKNQNLVNVKNIENLDKVKGSFYNSGQYQVILGTGLVDKVYDEFMPLIAQEPSARVEEDDKPEKLTFKRAIRIFGDVFVPIIPVLVATGLFMGLRGLLTQEAILHLFGMTPADIPEQFIQLTQILTDTAFAFLPALVAWSTFKIFGGTPVLGMVLGLMLVNSVLPNAWAVASGDAKPMIFFGFIKVVGYQGSVLPAFAIGIIGSKIEKWLKTVIPDSLDLILRPFLTLLSGMLIALFVVGPILHEVETYVLSIVEFLLTLPFGIGGLIYGSFGQLLGIFGVHHILNLLEINMLAKDGWNLLNPIGTCGNVAQAGAVLAVGIKTASQKMKQIAFPSALSATLGITEPAVFGVTLRLGKPFIMSMIGGGIGGFFAALFKLKATGMGLTGIPGTLLYLNNQLPLYILTNLIAFSTAFALTWMFGYKKDDTLS from the coding sequence ATGAATAATAAGGAATTAGCACAAGCAATTTTAGAAAATGTTGGAGGTGTTGGAAATGTTAAATCTGCTCAACACTGTGCAACGCGATTAAGAATAATAACTAAAAATCAGAATCTGGTTAATGTAAAAAATATTGAGAATTTAGATAAAGTAAAGGGGAGTTTTTACAATTCCGGTCAGTATCAAGTAATTCTTGGGACAGGACTGGTTGATAAAGTATATGATGAATTTATGCCTTTGATTGCTCAGGAGCCGAGTGCAAGAGTTGAAGAAGATGATAAACCTGAAAAACTAACTTTTAAAAGAGCAATAAGAATTTTTGGAGACGTTTTTGTCCCAATTATTCCTGTTTTAGTTGCAACGGGTCTCTTTATGGGGTTGCGTGGCTTGCTAACACAAGAAGCAATATTACATTTATTTGGAATGACACCTGCAGACATTCCTGAACAGTTTATCCAATTAACTCAGATTTTAACAGACACTGCATTTGCCTTTTTACCAGCTTTGGTAGCTTGGTCGACTTTTAAAATTTTTGGTGGGACACCTGTTCTTGGTATGGTTCTTGGATTAATGTTGGTAAATAGTGTTTTACCAAATGCTTGGGCAGTGGCATCAGGGGATGCAAAACCAATGATTTTCTTTGGATTTATTAAAGTGGTTGGTTATCAAGGATCAGTACTACCAGCATTTGCTATTGGTATCATTGGTTCTAAGATTGAAAAATGGCTCAAAACAGTAATTCCAGATTCACTTGACTTGATTCTCCGTCCATTCTTAACACTTTTATCTGGAATGTTAATTGCACTGTTTGTTGTAGGTCCAATTTTACATGAAGTTGAAACATATGTTTTGTCAATTGTTGAATTTTTATTAACTTTACCATTTGGTATTGGTGGTTTAATTTATGGAAGTTTTGGACAATTGTTGGGTATCTTTGGAGTGCATCATATCCTCAACTTATTGGAAATCAATATGTTAGCAAAAGATGGATGGAATTTACTTAATCCAATCGGTACATGTGGAAATGTAGCTCAAGCTGGTGCCGTATTGGCAGTAGGAATAAAAACAGCATCACAAAAAATGAAACAGATTGCTTTCCCATCAGCACTCTCAGCAACTCTAGGAATTACAGAGCCAGCAGTCTTCGGGGTAACACTTCGACTTGGAAAACCATTCATTATGTCTATGATTGGTGGAGGTATTGGAGGATTCTTTGCTGCTTTGTTCAAATTAAAAGCAACAGGAATGGGATTGACAGGTATTCCTGGTACGCTTCTTTACCTAAATAACCAACTACCACTTTATATTCTTACAAATCTAATTGCCTTTTCAACAGCATTCGCACTTACTTGGATGTTTGGATATAAAAAAGATGATACATTATCATAA
- a CDS encoding AraC family transcriptional regulator: MSNFLEEYTDSYNEMGNKSISDFILYNCGIEHCEPNYSYGPKRREYHFIHFVFEGQGKLEINQQKYTVQKNQFFIVPAGTVSTYTADKNNPWKYAWIGFLGIQAQRYLNQLRIGNEFVFDCKDVYMYKNKIGHILEQADNQLSSFLIINGLMYDIIGNLIAEIPTSEQVIQQESISKRAMHYMNLHYHDAIQISDVAKFVNLHPNYLANIFQDEVGISPKQYLTQLKLSKAKELLRDTDEPINIISSSVGFTDALTFSKFFKKITGQSPSTYRKESIT; encoded by the coding sequence ATGAGTAATTTTTTAGAGGAATATACGGACAGCTACAACGAAATGGGAAATAAATCTATTTCCGATTTTATTCTTTATAATTGCGGTATTGAACATTGTGAACCTAATTACAGTTATGGTCCCAAAAGAAGAGAGTATCATTTTATCCACTTTGTTTTTGAAGGGCAAGGGAAATTAGAAATTAATCAGCAAAAATATACCGTTCAGAAAAATCAATTTTTTATTGTTCCTGCGGGTACCGTTTCAACTTATACAGCTGATAAAAATAATCCATGGAAATACGCCTGGATAGGATTTTTGGGGATACAAGCTCAACGCTACTTAAATCAATTAAGAATAGGTAATGAATTTGTATTTGATTGCAAAGATGTTTATATGTATAAAAATAAAATTGGTCATATCTTAGAGCAAGCAGATAATCAACTATCTTCATTTCTAATAATTAATGGTTTAATGTACGATATTATTGGTAATCTTATAGCTGAGATTCCTACTAGTGAGCAAGTTATTCAGCAAGAATCAATTTCAAAAAGAGCGATGCATTATATGAATTTACATTATCATGATGCCATACAAATCAGTGATGTTGCAAAATTTGTTAACCTTCATCCAAATTACTTGGCTAATATTTTTCAAGATGAGGTAGGAATTAGTCCAAAACAATATCTTACCCAACTCAAATTATCAAAAGCAAAAGAACTTCTAAGAGACACCGACGAACCTATTAATATTATTTCAAGCTCTGTTGGTTTCACTGATGCGTTAACTTTTTCAAAATTTTTCAAAAAAATAACTGGCCAATCTCCAAGTACCTATCGAAAGGAATCAATTACATGA